From Cucumis melo cultivar AY chromosome 3, USDA_Cmelo_AY_1.0, whole genome shotgun sequence:
ACATGAAACCATGATAATTCAATAACTTTAATAAAAATCCAAACATAGTGTAGTTAACTTACAAGATCAGGGTATTTGTCCTTGAGCAATCGAATTGTTCGAGGCACTAAACCATTATCATTGTAAGCTTCGTCCCCTGTTGGAGTCTGAAGAAAACCTGATCATCTTATGCTAGTAAAAAGAACAAATGGTATAAGAATGGGGAGTAAAAACCTTCAATGCATCTGGAACTTTAGGGAATAACACAACAGAATTGACACCAACATCTCGAGCTTTGGAAACCTGCAACaagattattttattaattagcAGTAATGCATGGGCATCTCTAAGTTGCACTATCTCCTCTCATCAGGAATGGACTTTGCCCGAAAAAACTTCTAAAAGAGATAAATCCATAATTTTTAACCCTCGAGAGCCAAAAGTCAACTTTTCCCTTGTCTCAAGTATTGCTTGAAACAGTCAATTCCTTCTAAAAAGGTTTCCGACAAATTGAAACAAAACCCAAGTGCCCAGACGACATGGATATATTGTTGCTGAATCTATACATAGAGACTATCCAAATAACAGCAGACTACTAAGAAACGTGCAAAAGTGAAAATTTCAACAATGCAAATCCTTAGTCCTTTATGATAAGAAGAAAGTAGAATCCATATGGCTAAGTTACCTCTTCCAAAAGTCCATGTCTCCATCCAAGTCTATAACATCCAGGCATGGCTCCAATTGGTGTGTCCTCCTCCCCTGCAAATTTCCCCTAATCTTTAGACTTACATTGCCTACAAGCTGACAAAGATCATGCAAACAGCGGTACACCATAATGGAGTATGAAAATAAGAAATTGTTGCAAAGTGCGTCCAAGTACCTTCATGAATGAATAGTGGATATACAAAATTGGAAGGTGACAGATTGGTCTCCTGAAACGATGCTCTCATTGCTGGAGACCTCCGGTTACGACGTGGACGACGACTGAGAGGCTGATGaaaaattcataaaaagtaGAAAGCACTCAACTTTAATATATAGGTCCAAGTGTAAATGAAACTAGAAGTACagagaaaaaaatgtttgataGTTCTTTCGATATAATTTGTATCTAGGACTTTTGTATGCATGCTTAGGAGCAGAGACAACGCAAAATTCTAAAACTAATTCCAAAACTTCAAACATATTTATTATTGATTGAAGAAAGCTGGAGGCAACACTATAATTCCTAAAAATTTTCATAATAATCAATTGTAGCCATTAGTTCTTAATGAAATTAAACCACACACCCTTAAGGTGGAACACGATTGGAATGTCATTTCTAAAACAACTATGACTTCCAAATTTCACCAACCAAGCTTATATTGTCGTTATCTCTAAAACTAATTTCCGCCTGCTTGTAATTTTAGTTTATGTGAAAATCCGGTAATATCTACAACACTAACCAGCAAAGGAACCACAGGAGTTCCAGCCGGTGATGCTGGTTTCGGCGGCACAGGAGGCGCTTCTGGAATGTTGCCAGCCACAACAGCAGCTTCGCATTCCGCATCACTTCTTCCGAGCTTCTTCATATGTGCGTCATGCTCTTCGGAAGCTCTCACGACGAAAAGACGTGGAGAACGCACATTGGCCGAGGTCCTGACGCAGAGGAAATTTGAATTTGGCGAACGTTTTAGCCCAACATAGGAGCCGCAATCCAAACCATTAATTCTTTGAACGCTATTAGGCGCATTAAGAACTGTTGAAGCCATAAATTAGGAGAAACCTAATGTACCTGCACTTCCAAGCAGAATAATAAGAAGCAAAAGAGCAATCCAGAATGATAAGATCGCGCACTTAatcaaagaagatgaagaaaacagTATAAGGTTCCTGATTACATAATAGATCACCGCGACAATGGACAGATAGAGATAACCCAGgaagaaaaacaacaaaaacgAGAAAAACTCAGGTTCCAAGGCTGAAAAGAAGTTATCAACAATGCCCGGGGAGCAGAACAGATGTAAGCACGGTCGAGATGAGGACCAAGACGATAAACATTTAAGAGAGCTCGAAACGAATTTGAGCGGATAATCGTACACAGGAACCTGTTTTTCTATCGCAGCtaagaagaatttgaaaaagaaaattatagagAAAGAGAATGGGAAGAGAGCTCTCACCGTCGGAGCTGAATTGAGAAGCGGAGgaattgagagagagagagagggagggagggaAGGAGAAGGTGTACCGGCGACCTTATCGGATGAGTATTTGGTAAGGTGGACTGAACAACCAATCAGGATTCAACAAACGCTGCTGTGGAAGAGCAGGTCAGCGGCGCAGTAACTTtactttttctttatatatatatatatatatttgaaaggCAGTTACTTCGTTCTTTCATTTTTCACACGCATACACCGTTTTAAAAGCTCAAGAAATTGAgcgttgaaaaaaaaaaaatcaaatatagcGAAATGAAGAAAagttttacttttatttttatttttatttttatttttattttaatcaacCGACCAAGAATCTtgtgtttataaatatttttagtaatttttattTAAGATAATTTTCCTACAAAATTTTAAGGTATTGGTTTacttgttttttaaattaaaaataaaataaaagttagaattttgttttaaagaataaattagttaaaaatatatatatatttttacaaatatacAAAGTTTACATTTTTTCGCTAATAAATCATTATAATCAAGAAAGACATATTCATATTTGTTTATCTTGATATATTATATTACATcacatataaaaataaatttttgtaatatttatgAATAAATGGACTATATTTGAAAGTATTCCATAAAATCTTGTCTTTGGTTAATAGTTagatttttcttatttaaatgGTAGTGGAAAGGATAGTTAATCCAATAATTAAGTTGTTTAGGATTTGTTTGTTAAAATTAGAATGACAAGTAAGTAAACTACATCCATTTTTCTGTGACAATTACTAACAAAATTGAGCAAAGCCCAGTCTAATTAAATAACATAGAAAACATAAAATTGAGCAAAACACATTCAATCGGTCTAGATTTGATTTTATTGTCATGGAACTAGTACATTTTCGCCTTTGAATTGATAATAATGTGACATTTCCAAAACATCATTGATGTCTATAACTGATAAAGTCTATTAGTGGCAATCATTTAAAGTTTTATCGCATAGAGTGTTTCATTAGTCAATTACTGTCAAAGTATTTGTAGGAACGATTTATTGATACTATGTTTCATTTTGTCTTTTAAATTAATCTCAACTAAAAATAGTAAGTAGGACTAACATTCACGACGTTTAAGTCATCTCTCTAACTTTATTTTCCTGTACCATTCTTCACAAATTAACATGTACACTTCCAACACCATTAAAGTTTCGATTCGAAGTACTTGGTTTGAAGTGATTCAATAATTCCAACACATTATGAGCTAATTTAGTAGGTGAACAATCCTCTTTGGATAATTTGACAACCTTCTCACTTAACTCGAGGCTTTTTGAGTCCTACTATATTGGTATGCATCCAACTACCTCAATAAGATATATGCAATTAGCAACCTCAATAAGACATGCACTCATAGCTACCTCAATAAGACATGCACTCATAGCTACCTTGATAAGATATACACTCCTAGCTACCTCAATAAGATATGATGCATTGGAGTGTTGTTGAATATTATGTCTGTAACCACGAACCATCAAACAAAGTTTTTGTGAAGTGTGAAGTGGTATCCCTGCGAGAGAGCTTGTCTCTTTTGATCTTATTTGCAACCTAGATGTGAGATGATAGGTTTGTTGCTTGGTTAGGAAAGTGGTCTCTAACAATAGTACATCTAACACAAAATAAGGTTAGAtcaggcaaaaaaaaaaaaaaaaaaaaaaagtggatatGGCTACAAAATACGACATTCTATCTTGATCTTGTTTATCCCTTCCAATGTTTCGTCCTCTTGACTTTTTCGCTGTGCTGTTTCTTCCACAACTCTTATTCATTTTTCCTAATTATTTCACCTTCCCATTTCTTCCtcgagattttttttttattatttattgttattttgtCATATTGTTTATTCCTCAACATTTATTTACTTTTCCTTATTATTTATCCCTCAACCGTAACTATTCTCCTTAATTATTTATCTCTCTCATTGTGTTCTAAAGCTTATGGCCTTTTCTTCCAATGACCTATTCGAGCAttgtgggttgacctatagtgcgacttgtcagatatattgggtcggtagaaagggaaaaacaaaacaaatctGATAAATGAAATGATATAAATTGAAAGTCTTATCCTTGAGATACCAGATATAAGTTATACTCGTAAAACTAGCAGTCAACATAAAAATCGATTTGATTGCAATGGAATATAAATGAAAGAAACGAGAGAGAAAAgccaaacataaaataaaatatatatgcttttttttttcctttgaaaaagacgtttaaaaataattgaaaatggTTAAAGTGTGGCTTGGGTGGGGGTGGGAGAGGAACAAGTGATAATTGTTTGTAAGTGCCAACCTTTTGTACCCgatctaaaaataaaatgatactTTTAACCCATGTCTACAGACTACCTTTTAAGTAAATGTGAGCCTTTTAACCATTTTTAATTTGCGCTCCTGAAAATGGATGATTGTTTAAAAAATCCCTTCAATATATACCCATCTCAGTGTCACCAAATGtataaaaacaaacaaagttaaactatttggaaaagaaagaaTTTACCTGACAATTTGTTAGATGCCTAAATATAAGGTCTACCCGAGTATATGTTAAATAAAAGTAACAAGTGCTGCCCCAGATGTATGTTATTGTCCTAAACTAAGTTCCCACGACAGGGAGGGCCGGAAATTTTGCTCACACCCAAACCACTACAGAACAAAAACAATTgaaacatttttcaaatttttaaccTCCCCACCGCTGCAGTTCCCTCTGTTCACCGCCTGTCACCCTACCAGAAGTCACCGCCACACTCCTTCCCATCGAAATTCTCTCCGCGATTTCTCCTGGATCGATCGAACATGCAGGGCAATGATCTTAATGGCTATTGATTCCCGTATTTGCCAGGAGCCATCTGCAACTGGACGTCGTCTCCTTTTCTACATTCTGTTTGATGAAGCGAAGTTCTTAAACCACACGCACCAGTCAAGCTCCGTTTCGTAATTCCAAATTTCTCTGCAGGAAGGCGTGTGTGGTACTTCAATTGGGTACCTTCTGTGTCTGCTTTTCTTATTTGTTACGTTATGTGGTTCTGTTTCTGGGTTCTCGAAGGGTCCAGCTGAGTTTTGGATTCGGGTCATAGTCGACAATTTTTTTGACGGAAGAAATCTTTCTCAATCCTCTGAGTTAACCTGCCCTGTAATTGCTTCGGAACCTCTTTCTCAGTGATAGGTTCCGAGGCAAAAATTGTTCTATAAGACGCAGGAATGGATGTAAATAGTTCGAAAGATATGGGTGGTGATGACATGTTGATTTCGGCAGCTATAGGTTCCGTTGAAGTTCCAGAAGCGTCCCCTGATTCACTAAAAAACACGCCATCTAACATTGCAAAATTGGAGGACGTGATCGAGCACTGCGTAGGCAGGCAGAAGTATCTTGCACAGACGAGGAGTCCTTCCGATGGCGGTGATGTCCGCTGGTATTTCTGTAAAGTACCTTTGCTTGGGAATGGTGAGtgcttttcattttcttcatctTCAGTGATACCTTTTCGAATGCGACCTTTGCGAAAGTGACGAGAAACATTGTAGAAACCAAGTCGATAACAATTGGGACTAGGTTTAGACTCAGAACCGAGTAAACTAAGAAACCTACTTTAGGAAGACATTCAAAAATTTTATCCAGCCATCAatgtatatattttgtttttcctttttggaataATTAGAGTTGTACTTATTTAGTTACTTATATTATTCTTATAAAGGTTTTCCCCCATACTTTTTACCTTTGTGTTTTTGTTGTAATATAGTTGATGTTCTCATTAAAAGTAGGAGTTCGCTAGGAGATGTTGAATCAAAGGGCTTTTCAAACCTTTTGATGATTTTCTGCTGCTTATGTTTCAACAGAACTAGCTGCATCTGTTCCTAAGACGGAAATTGTAGGGAAGGGTGACTATTTTCGATTTGGCATGAGGGATTCTCTTGCAATAGAGGCATCTTTCTTGCAGGTGTATTTTTCAACCTCTTGCGTAGTTAGTTAATGCTTATATGTTCATCCATATTTCATGAATTGCTTTTAGCGAACCATCTTAGAGTTGCCTTCTATTCTACAATATCTTCAACTCATTATATTGACCGTCCGCTCACCTGCATGtgtatggaattcatttttgaATGCTAATTGTAGTTTTAATTAAGCAAAGGGTGGAGAATTCCGTGATGTAAATATATAAGATAGTGTAACCAACTTATCATTACCCCTTTGCCACTTGTTCTCGTTATTGGTTTCTAATGCTGGATGCTTTTGAGTGGTGGTTAGATGATGTGATATTATATTTACCTTCATCAATAAAATAAGCTTAAGTTTGTGGGTcaattgatgatttaagatggtatcaAAGTAGTGGTCCAGGGAGGTCTTGTGTTCAAATCTTTATAATGTTATTTTCTCCCCAATTAGtattgatttccacttgttgaGTCTTTTTTGTATTTCAAGCCCACATGTGAGGGGAGTGTTAATATGATACTAAATTGGCCTTCACCTAtaagcttaagcttttgggtcatGTCTTGTAAGATATAATTTTCAGGGCCCCTTCCTCCAATTTTGATGGTGTTGTTGGTTTTAATTGTATTTCATCCTATCTGCTAGTGCAAAGGGATTTGATTTCTTGATGATTGTAGTTTTACTACTTTAATTTCCTGTTGGATAACTTTATTATAATGCGGCTTTTGGTGTTTTTGGAAGTTTTTCTCCTCATTTCATTCCTCAACAAAATTGTTTCCCTTTCatataatatacatatatatacatataagaCTGCTACGGCAGAGATAAAAGAGTTTGAATCTCAGTGGAGGATGCTTTACGGGACCATCTATGGGTTACCACTTTTGGACGTTGAGTTGGATGATAGGTTTGTTTGGTCTTTGCATCTAAAAAACTAACAGTTTAGTTCCTGACCACCAAGAAAAAGTTATATAAGATATCTGGACTGATGTTCAGTTTTTTAAAGAGGTATCCAAATATCAAACTCAGAGACTATTTCTGTTTTGGACACATGAAAGAGATTAGAAACAAAATAAGAGGAAGAGAGTTTACAATGGCGACACCAGTGAAGGAGGAGAAGGAGAGGAAAAAAGAAGGATATgggaagaaagagagagaaatgtAAACTGCCAATCATGTTAACAAATCTAGTCAGTAAGTTCATTGCCAAATAATCTTTTTGTCAGTTAACTAACAGTCTAAAGACTTTTGAAAACCTATTTCTATAGGTCAGGGACTAAACTGTTAAATTTTGGAACTCATGGGCCAAATAAAGATCTATACTCAAAACTCAGGCATTAAATATGCATTACTGAAGATTCTAAAAAAGTGGACTAACTTTTTGTACCTTAGCATTGAGGAAACTGAATGCTGAATGGTAAGATTCAAAAGACATCTTTTGGTTGCCAACTATCTTCAAATTGGGTGTTATTTGTAAAAACCATGATGAGAAGAACCAACACCATCTCTTCGTTCATTGTTCCTTTGCCTATTCTTTTTGAAACTAGATTTCTCTGCATCGTTCCAATTTTATCGGATGATCTCAAAGGGTTTAGATTTACCATTTCAATTATGGAACTAGATTTTGAATAAGTTTTTAAGTGTTCTCTTTCTCCTTTCATCTCGAATAATTGAGTGTGCAAGAATTTAGATTCAAGTGGACTCTTTTTAAGAGAGCGTTTAAGTTTTGCTTTGTATTTTGCTATCTTTGAGTGGCTTTGATTAGCTCGTTGTTTTTCTGTCTGGGTTTGTTTTTAGGTTGCCATCATTTTTAGTCTTTGTTTTAGTTTTAGCCTGTATTTTCCCTTAGTCTTTTTATGCTCTTAGTATAATACTCTTATATTTTGAGCTTTAGTTTcatttattatcattaataaagaGTTCTgttgtcaattttttttaaaaaagtttaacaTGGCACACTCACTATTTCAGTTAAAGTAATGGTGGGACCTATTCTATATGGTGGGGGCATACATGATGTCTGTCTCCCATCGTGGTATATTATGTGTCAAGGCCATGCTGAATCCCCTGCTCATTTGATTATGCATTGTGCTTTTTCATTCCGTCCCTGGCATACTATTTTGGATGCTTTTGGTTGGTGCTTCGCCTGttctaaatatatatttgacatCCTTGTTTCTCTTTTCTGGGACACCCTTTTGTTGGCACAAAGAAAGCGGCGTTGTTGGTTATTTCTTCAAGCTTTCTTCTAGACTTGTGCTAGGCCCCCTATCTTATTTACGTATAATAGGAGGAATAAGAAGAAACATGAAACCAATGAGGGGGAAACAGGTGGCAGGGAAGGTCGTGGCCATGAAACCAATACCGAGGAGACACGTGGGGGATGGGGAAGAAAGCAAGGAGGATGGGAACCAGGAAGGGGGACCCACAGTTAGTTAGTAGTGGGTAATAAAAAGGGGACATCAGGCACAGGGAAGGGCAGAAAATGTTTTAGAGGAAAAGGGGGCAGTGGTAGCCATCTCCTGAGAGGGGAGGGTGCAGAACCAGGTTTTATCATTCCGTTTATGTCTATATAGTCTGCTGGTCGATGTGAATGTTATTTTAGAGAGTCTGAGTATTATTCtgttttgtgttttgttattCAGCTTTGTTGCTCGTTAAGTTTTCCTTGTGATAGTCCCATATTGTGGGATTAAGTTTGTTCATTGTGTTTTTTGAGCTGTAATCAGTTTTTGAAAGGAAATATATCAATCGAAAGTTGAAGAGTCTTAACAGTTTGATATCAGAGCATCATACCTGGGCAAATTGTAACAATGACGAAAGCAGCGGAGGAACTGTTGGAAACGGTGGAGCTGGAGATGAAAAGGCTGCCGATGATCGAAAAGAACATAGCATTGTTGGCCAAAAATATTGCGGAGATGAACTCGCAAATCGACAAACAAGCACAGCAGCAGCAGGTGATATTGAAGTATATTGAAGGAATCATTAAGGACGATACACCGGGAAGAAAGATAGAAGAAGGATCCACCAGCAAGGTTACCATGGCTGAAGCATCCTCCCCAGCGACTGTCGAAGAACCAAAGTTGGAAGCAAAAACAGAGGAAGAACGAACGCTGGATCGAAGTAAGTTTAAGAAAGTGGAGATGCCAGTTTTCGATGGAATAGACCCCGACTCGTGGTTGTTCAGAGCGGATCGCTACTTCAAGATACATAACTTGTCGGATTCGGAGAAACTCACAGTGGCAGTGATCAGCTTCGATGGGCCAGCGTTGGACTGGTACCGGTCACAAGAAGAGCGGGAAGCATTTGCCGGATGGGACGACTTGAAACAGAAAATGTTAGTAAGGTTCCGAGCGACCAGGGAAGGAACGTTGGTGGGCCGATTCTTAACGATCAAACAGGAGACCACCGTCGAGGAATACCGGAACCGTTTCGACAAGCTACTAGCACCGGTGGCTTCCTTGCCCACGGTGGTGTTAGAGGAAACATTTATGAATGGGCTAAACCCGTGGTTGAAGTCGGAAGTGGAAACCCTGGAGCCCAATGGGCTGGCCCAAATGATGAAGTTGGCATTAAAGATAGAAAACAGGGAGCTGGTCCGAAAGGAATGTGGGCTGATTAGTGCCTACGACGTTAAATCCGGCCATAAAAGTCAACATTCTAAGAACACCGGTTCAACAGCCACAAAGAAGGGATTGACTGGGGGAAGTTGGCCAATGAGAACAATAACTCTGAGAGAGGTAGCCACGGGAGATAACCGTCGGGAAGGACCCACGAAACGACTGTCAGATGCAGAGTTCCAAACTCGGAGGGAAAAGGGATTATGTTTTCATTGTGGGGAGAAGTATTTTGCAGGACACCAATGCAAGTAAAAGGAACATAAAGAACTCCGAATGCTGGTAGTCAGAGAAGGAGGGGAGGAGCTGGTGATAGTGGAAGAGGAGTTTTTTGATGCCGAAACTGAGATGAAACAAGTAGAAGTCCAGAATGTGGAGAACCTGAACATTGAACTGTCTCTTAACTCAGTGGTGGGACTGACCA
This genomic window contains:
- the LOC103485385 gene encoding delta-aminolevulinic acid dehydratase, chloroplastic — translated: MASTVLNAPNSVQRINGLDCGSYVGLKRSPNSNFLCVRTSANVRSPRLFVVRASEEHDAHMKKLGRSDAECEAAVVAGNIPEAPPVPPKPASPAGTPVVPLLPLSRRPRRNRRSPAMRASFQETNLSPSNFVYPLFIHEGEEDTPIGAMPGCYRLGWRHGLLEEVSKARDVGVNSVVLFPKVPDALKTPTGDEAYNDNGLVPRTIRLLKDKYPDLVIYTDVALDPYSSDGHDGIVREDGVIMNDETVHQLCKQAVSQARAGADVVSPSDMMDGRVGAIRRALDAEGFYHVSIMSYTAKYASSFYGPFREALDSNPRFGDKKTYQMNPANYREALIETREDESEGADILLVKPGLPYLDIIRLLRDNSPLPIAAYQVSGEYSMIKAGGVLKMIDEEKVMMESLMCLRRAGADIILTYFALQAARCLCGERR